CAACaagaaaatttatttgtattcacGTATCTCAAACAATTTTCCACTCTACTTTTGATTGTACCCTTTACAGAAACACACGGAGCAACACATCGTTTTGGAGTAGAGGAAGTAACAAAGAAGCCGCCCAGAAGAAGGAAGCCACCTAGAAGAAGCTGGAAAAAGTTGAAGGAAAGCAGAGAAAATGTCGAGTCTGCCACGCCGTATAATCAAGGAGACACAGCGCCTGATGCAGGAGCCGGTGCCTGGGATCAATGCCATACCGGATGAAAATAATGCTCGCTATTTCCATGTGATCGTCACCGGGCCCAATGACTCTCCCTTCGAGGGTGGCGTCTTCAAGCTGGAACTGTTTCTGCCCGAGGACTATCCGATGTCGGCCCCCAAGGTGCGCTTCATAACGAAGATCTATCATCCCAATATCGATCGTCTGGGCCGCATCTGTTTGGATGTGCTCAAGGACAAGTGGAGTCCAGCGCTGCAGATACGCACGATTCTGCTGTCGATTCAGGCTCTGCTCAGCGCACCCAATCCCGATGATCCCCTGGCAAACGATGTGGCCGAGCTCTGGAAGGTCAATGAGGCGGAGGCCATACGCAATGCCCGCGAGTGGACCCAGAAGTATGCTGTCGAAGACTGAATCCTTGTCATTGCCGGCACCTTATCATAGCCTTGAACGAAGCAGGACGACACGAAAGCACGAGATGATAATGCATGGAAGGAGGATGATCTTGCGATGGGTGCGTGACGGGGACAGCGACTGGAGTTGTAGGGCGGGTGGGGTAAAACAATGCATAAGCATATATTAAAACTCTAAAGAAAAACacgaaagaaaacaacaaataagaGAAGAAAAtgttataaataatttttcctattttttttttttttgtctcgGGCGGGATAACCAACTTATTGTTTCCTTCTGTAAAATTAAGCGATCGAGATCCGGGTATGATCAGTGCGCAATGACGGATGGATAGGAGAGGTGTTACGTAGAACATGGCGAAAATATCGAAGAGAACTCAGTAAGATATGGAAGAGAGAGGTAACCATTCGTTGTAAAATTATATACCACAATACATGTATCCGAAATACCCATTGATTTCAATTCGTTTTGATTTCAATCAATTTTGATGGGGTCCGTTGGGAGGTTCGGGCTTTCAAAGCCCCCCTCCCGgtatctatatacatatatacataaatatatatcgctatacatatattcgtatCTGTATAGTAATCGCAACTgaataaacacacacaaacacccacaACATTAACCTTTAAAGAGCCTAAATCGGAGCATTCGATAATAAATCAATTACGAGGGCAAGCAACGTGTGCCAGAAATGGAAagatgtttattttttgtcacCGCTTCATCGATTATTCTGTGGATATGTCGATTCGTATGTTTCAATTGATCAAATTTACATTTCAGCTATGATTTATTAAAGTTTCTTTTATTAAGGCTGAGGGCAAGCGATAAATTATCGATAACTAGCTTCTTggattgatttatttaaaaaaaaattacaatcttaatatttttgaaaagTTCCATAATTAAACGATAACATATTAACTTAATACTTTTAATTTTCACAGTCCCTTGATTTACAAGTAATTTTTGTCCATTTCGATAAATTATCGATTGATACTTGAGCATTGGCTGGGTTGTGTCTGAGTCGCCTCTTTGATAAGCAGATTGTTTTACTTGAACACTTTTTTAACCAAACAAGAAGCCTTTAAGCTATTAgtaatttttgaaaaaaaacaccacaaaatcacaaaaaaatcgatttaaaaaaaaaatcaataaatacatacaatatatatttatacaaaaaaactAAACGTAGTGGCTTGAATTTGTGAATGTTTCAAGGGCAGTTCTCAATGAAAAATTATGTACAGtaattaatacattttttttcacccaaataacaaaaaaaaatgaagcaaattaatgaaataaataaataaaacgtaaacacaaatcaaagaCATGAGGaaacacaaaagcaaaaactaaacatatttatttctaagagaaaataagaaataaatgcaaaaatgaaaaataaaaaaattaaaaaaaataaataaattaatcgTTGCGTATTATTATGGATTCATTCTTTAATTCATGgttaatgcattttttttatgtgtaATCCGGCATAGACATTGATAGTTATCTGATGTATAGGACCTTTCTACCTATACGACGATCGGGTCTTCCTTGTGGCCGATTATTATGCTTCATTCGCTGAACCATTTATCAATGATCGAGTTTTCGATTGTTCCTTGATATCCTCTATGCTGGCTTCCGATTGAGTCACTTGCTGTTCGACTTCCAACTTCATGTTGTTAATTGTTTTGTCCTGCTGCTTAGTCCTCACATCTTGACT
The sequence above is a segment of the Drosophila pseudoobscura strain MV-25-SWS-2005 chromosome X, UCI_Dpse_MV25, whole genome shotgun sequence genome. Coding sequences within it:
- the ben gene encoding ubiquitin-conjugating enzyme E2 N; amino-acid sequence: MSSLPRRIIKETQRLMQEPVPGINAIPDENNARYFHVIVTGPNDSPFEGGVFKLELFLPEDYPMSAPKVRFITKIYHPNIDRLGRICLDVLKDKWSPALQIRTILLSIQALLSAPNPDDPLANDVAELWKVNEAEAIRNAREWTQKYAVED